From Sphingobacterium bambusae:
AATATTTGGTCGCTAGCGATCTAGATCAGGCATGGGGATTTTTCGTGACGACGATTGGCTTTCAAGACATCCTTCCCAATACCAGCTACCCGCCCGCGGGACATCCGTCGAGCTATTGGTTTAAACCCGAGATAGGCAGGGTTTTAAACGAGTTCCAAGTTATCTATATTATTGCTGGGGAGGGCATCTTCCAGTCTAAAAACTGCAAACGTTGCAAGGTGCGCGCAGGTTCGGCAATATTTCTATTTCCAGGCGAGTGGCATAGCTTTGCTCCGATAGACCGTAGCGGTTGGCAGGTTTATTGGCTCGGTTTTGACGGTAAACATGCCGCGGATATTATGACCAACAGCTTTATCAATACACAACAGCCTGTTTTGGACATCGGCTTTACGGAAAAAGTGGTTGACCTATATGAACAAGGGATTGATGCAGCCCATTTGCAGCGTTCAGGGCATCAGCAGCTCTTGGGCGGTATTACCTACCACCTGTTGAGCTACTTGATCTATTTCCGTAAAAATGAAATGTTTAGAGACAAAGATATGGTCCAACAGATCAATCGGGCTCGGATGATCATGACGGCAAATGCCTATACCAATAAAAGCGCAGAAGAAATTGCTGAAGAACTGAACCTAAGTTACTCTTGGTTTAGAAAGTTGTTTAAGCAATATACCGGATTTTCCCCTGCTCAATACCAGATGGAAATTAAGCTGCAGAAAGCTAAAGAGCTATTGACAAGCAGCAATATGCCCATAAAAACAATAGCTTATGAATTGAATTTTGAATCGGCGAGCTATTTTGTGACCTTCTTTAAATCCAAGACGGGCATTTCCCCAGGTATCTTTCGAGAGCGCCTGCATCGTGAAAAAGACAAGCCCAATTAAGCCAACCTCTACCAGAATCTGTCAGCAAATCTGGATCACGCTTATACCAAGTAGTGCACCTAACTTTTTAATCTTATCGGCAATATGGCCTACCCCAATAGCACAATGGTGCGCTGGGCCATGGCTGTTCCAATCGTTCACGAAACTGCGTGCAGCAATGGGAAATTTGTAGCGGCTATTGGTATTTCCAATTTCCAATATAGGTCCTTCCACGGATGCTCCCTCGGCAACAAGGAGAGCAATGCTGCCATCTTGTTGCTCAATAACCGACAATAGGGTTACAGACCCATGTTTTACCGCCATTTCCACCGACAGTCCTTGCCCCACTTTACCATGATATACCTGTAAAGGCTTAACTTTAGTTTTTCCTTCTGCTATCGCAATATGTCCCGGCCCGTCATGCCCCATAAGTACAACATCATCGTTGTAATCCATGGCGTAATATTCGGTAAACGATCCTCCGGCGCCGAAGCTATCTAGAATCTTCATGGCTTGCACGTTCTTTATCTCATATTCACCAGCAACGGGCACATGTCTTGCCGTAAGCAGTGAATTCCCCAAAATAACCGAACTCATGGTATCCGCATTGTCAGCATTGCCCGTGCCTTTATAGTAATATGCTAGCGACCCGAGGTCATATTGCGCGACCAAGCGATCCAAAGCTATTGAAGTCCGTGCGGCACGCTGCAGCTCTTCCAGCGAACAGCTAGGGTCTACCGCAAAGGTCTCATAAAAAAGGGCTACCCTATCCGCTATTTCCGCCGCAGTTACCTGATGGCGTAGCGCAGAAAGCTCATCCACCTCCAAAATCTCCATATGGCCCCCAAAGGTGATTAGTTGGCGAGTCTTATCGGTATAGATGTCCAACATCCCGCTATAATAATGACCCATTAATCCTAATCGGTTGTGCATCATACGGTGCCGTACTTTCGCCGCTTGCACCCAACTCTCCACTTCTTTCCAGCAGCTATCTTGCTCATCCAAGATGCCCGTTACCTGATAAAACTGTATCCGAGCACGTTGAAAGACATTGGCTAATTCGGGAACAGGACAGGATCCGCAATACCTCAACCACTCGCCTGTCATCTTCGTTCTGTCGTTCATTTGATTGAAAGCGCTGTAGTCTATTGCTGCTTCCGGTGAAATATTCAAAATAATAACCGGTACTTTTACGTGCTGTACAATGGGTAATACCGTGGATGATAAGGCGTAGGTGCTGGCTAGCAAAAACAACATATCGACATCGTGCTCCCTAAATTTGTGGGCGGCATATATCGCCTTCTCTGCATTGTCTATAAGTCCAAGATTAACAACAAACGTACCAACAGCCGCAATACGATTATGCACGGTCTGCAGATAGCCCTCCAAGCGAGGCTTGAGCGTTTCAAACTGTTGCCAATAAGCTTCCAGTCCTATGCCAAAAAGACCAACCTTCATTTCGTAATTCTGCGATTTCATTCCGATGTTTTCTACCGTTTGCATGGGATAGCTATTTTTTACTTTTTTATAAAATTATGCAAACTTACAGCATACATATTGTGGCAAATGGTTGAGCAGTTTAGATTTTTGACATAAAGAAATGTACGAGGACGATCTTCGCCATACGTGCTATCAGCAAAAAAATCACGTAAAAAACGTAGTAAACATGAACAGAAAAAGATTCAAATAATCCTGCAATAAAATATATCATAGTAATAACTTGCGCAAAAAAGCAACGCTTTAACAAACTAAACCGTTTTATTCATGGAGGCATCGCAAAAAGGTAGGGTAACCAGCGGAACCGCCAACGCTCTGCTAGGAGAAGCCTATATGACCTTAAAAGATTTCCCAAAGGCTTTGAGCTACCTTAGAAAAGTGCAAGGCTACAGCCTTGTGTCGGTCTATGCAGATATCTTTAAACCGCAGAATAAGAACAATGTGGAATCCATCTTTGAGATTCAATATCTCGGATCAGATTCCACCTTGTCCAGCAATTTCATGTATAAATTTGCGCCGTTCAATTCGGGAACCGCTGTGACCGATGACGTTGGTACCAATCTGAATTATGATGCAGGCTGGAATACGCCCACACGCGATCTACTGGCGGCTTACTAGACCGGAGATCTGCATAAGAGCAGTTCCGTTGCAGAAACATTTACGTTGGCCGGAACGGTTTACCAAGTGCCCCATGTGATCAAATTTAACCACGGTTTTGTGCAGCCGGGGCAAACAAATGTAAATTTTCCACTTATCCGCTACGCCGACGTGCTTTTGGAAATTGCAGAGTGCTTGAACGAGCAAGCCTTTGTGGCCGATGGCGAAGCATTTGAGCTGCTCAATGCCGTTCGAAATCGGGCAGGATTAGCCGCTAAGACAGCAAACAACCCCAATTTGGCTTTGCGCGTCAGCAATCAGGAGAGCTTTCGCGAGGCCATTATGAAAGAACGCCAAGTGGAACTAGCTTTTGAAAACCATCGCTGATACGACTTGGTACGTACGGGGAAAACCGTTTCCGTGATGAATGCGCATGGCGCACGGAAGATGGCCGCTAATCCACAATATCCTGTGGGCAGTTATCAGGTAACAGAAAACAAACGGTTGCTTCCTATACCACAGCGCGAAGTAAATCTGGACACCCTTACACAGAACGAGCAATAATTAGCTGCTCAATAAAACGCCGTGCTCCAACAAAACGGAGCACGGCGTTTTCCTTCGTTCAGTATCGAACAAACAGCAGGTTTGTATCGTCGATCAACAGCCCATCTTCCCTTAATAGCCTTAGGTTCTATAGGCTAGCAACCGAAGAGCATTGGCTACAACTAAGAGGGTTGATCCCTCATGTATCATCACGGCAGGGCCTATCGAAGTAATGCCCAAGACGGTCAGTGGAATAAGCAACGCTACAATGCCCAAACTAACCCAAAGATTTTGACGAATAATGCTCTTCGCTTTACGGCTGAGTCCAATAGCAAAGGGTAAACTATCCAGTTTGTCCCCCATCAAAGCAATATCTGCGGTCTCTAGCGCTACATCCGATCCTGCAGCCCCCATAGCAATACCCACCGTACTTTTGGCCATCGCCGGAGCATCATTTACCCCATCGCCCACCATCGCCACCATACCTTCGCGAAGGTCTAGCTGTTCGACGGCTGCAACTTTATCCTCCGGCATTAGGTTGCCCATCGCGTCGGTAATGCCGATCTGCTTGGCAACGGCCTCTGCAACCTGTTGGTTATCGCCGGTCAGCATCAGCATTTTTTTGATCCCCAAGGCGGCCAGCTGCTGTAATACAGCCTTCGCCTCGGGTCGCGGCACATCCATTAGCGATAAGATACCGATATATTGACTATCCTCCTTCACCAACATCGTGGTATGTCCGTCCTTTTCAAGCCGCTCCACCTGCTCTATGATTTCCGAAGGCGTATTATCCGCTGCAAATAGCGCTTTGTT
This genomic window contains:
- a CDS encoding AraC family transcriptional regulator, which gives rise to MGNRKDEHLKYLVASDLDQAWGFFVTTIGFQDILPNTSYPPAGHPSSYWFKPEIGRVLNEFQVIYIIAGEGIFQSKNCKRCKVRAGSAIFLFPGEWHSFAPIDRSGWQVYWLGFDGKHAADIMTNSFINTQQPVLDIGFTEKVVDLYEQGIDAAHLQRSGHQQLLGGITYHLLSYLIYFRKNEMFRDKDMVQQINRARMIMTANAYTNKSAEEIAEELNLSYSWFRKLFKQYTGFSPAQYQMEIKLQKAKELLTSSNMPIKTIAYELNFESASYFVTFFKSKTGISPGIFRERLHREKDKPN
- a CDS encoding arabinose isomerase, with product MQTVENIGMKSQNYEMKVGLFGIGLEAYWQQFETLKPRLEGYLQTVHNRIAAVGTFVVNLGLIDNAEKAIYAAHKFREHDVDMLFLLASTYALSSTVLPIVQHVKVPVIILNISPEAAIDYSAFNQMNDRTKMTGEWLRYCGSCPVPELANVFQRARIQFYQVTGILDEQDSCWKEVESWVQAAKVRHRMMHNRLGLMGHYYSGMLDIYTDKTRQLITFGGHMEILEVDELSALRHQVTAAEIADRVALFYETFAVDPSCSLEELQRAARTSIALDRLVAQYDLGSLAYYYKGTGNADNADTMSSVILGNSLLTARHVPVAGEYEIKNVQAMKILDSFGAGGSFTEYYAMDYNDDVVLMGHDGPGHIAIAEGKTKVKPLQVYHGKVGQGLSVEMAVKHGSVTLLSVIEQQDGSIALLVAEGASVEGPILEIGNTNSRYKFPIAARSFVNDWNSHGPAHHCAIGVGHIADKIKKLGALLGISVIQIC
- a CDS encoding RagB/SusD family nutrient uptake outer membrane protein, which translates into the protein MAGTVYQVPHVIKFNHGFVQPGQTNVNFPLIRYADVLLEIAECLNEQAFVADGEAFELLNAVRNRAGLAAKTANNPNLALRVSNQESFREAIMKERQVELAFENHR